The genomic interval GTCACTTGGCCTTTTAGGCCCATTTACAATTGACACGTATTTGCCTTCCTTTCCGACAATTGTAGAAGATTATCACACGAATGCGTCACTCGTACAAATTAGTTTAACGTCATGCCTTTTAGGACTTGGACTCGGGCAATTGATTATTGGGCCAATGAGTGATGTTCAAGGGCGACGTAAGCCATTGCTTATTTTTCTCAGCTTGTACATATTAGCATCTTTAACATGTGCATTCGCACCAAATATTTATTTCTTCATTACTTCTCGCTTTGTTCAAGGGTTTGCTGCAGCTGGCGGCCTTGTTATTTCGAGAGCAATTGTTCGAGATGTTTATAGTGGAAGGGAGCTTACAAAGTTTTTCGCATTATTGATGTTAGTAGGCAATCTTGGACCTATTGTAGCACCAATAGCTGGTGCTGGTATTCTTGCTTTTGCCGATTGGTCCTGGGTTTTTATTGCCTTGACTTGTATTGGCCTGGTGCTATTGTTAACGGTGGTATGGAAACTAGAGGAATCATTGCCACAGGAAAAACGTATTCCTAGCAACTTTTCACAGGTAGTGAAGAATTTTGGAACTCTATTAAAAGATCGTAAGTTCGCAGGCTATGCCCTAACTCAAGCTTTTATTATTGCCGGAATTTTTGCTTACGTATCTGGTATTTCATTTGTCTATCAAAATATTTATGGTGTATCACCACAAGGGTTTAGTTTATTATTTGGCGTAAATGGGATTGCCTTAATCATAGGAACCCAGTCAGTTGGCCGGCTTTCAGATATTATTTCAGAGAAAACCTTCTTAAAGATCGGTTTACTTATCGCTAACACTTCTGCTGTATTATTACTAGTAGCTATTTTTCTAAAAGCACCGCTATTCCTTTTTGCCGTTCCGGTCTTCTTTTTCGTATCTTCGATTGCTATTATTTCAACAACGTCTTTTTCATTAGCAATGGAGACACAAGGTCATATTGCCGGAAGCGCCTCTGCACTATTAGGTGTATTGCCATTTATACTCGGCTCATTAACGGCTCCGCTTGTAGGATTAGCTGGAGAAAATTCAGCTGTCCCAATGGGCATCATTATCTTTTTAGCAAGCTTCTTAGCCTTTCTATCTTATTATGGACTAGTCCGAAAGGCTTCCTTACCGGTACACGTTACAAGATAATGTAACTAATTATGTAAATAACAAGTTAACCTTATTAGATCAATCTTTTTTAGTTTTCAACAAAGATTGTATGAAATCATGAAAATATCTAGATATTAGTATGGTTAGCTTGTTTCAATTTTTTATAAAAGGAGAAATGGAAAATGAACTTTGTTACCTTAAACAATGGCTTGAAAATGCCTCAGCTTGGATTTGGAGTTTGGCAGGTTGGCGATGATGAAGCAACTTCTGCTGTTGCAAAAGCGATTGAAGTTGGTTATACATCGATTGACACAGCGATGATCTACCAAAATGAAGTGGGAGTTGGAAAAGCAATTAAACAAGCATCTGTCCCACGCGAGAAATTATTTATTACAACAAAGGTTTGGAATAGTGATCAAGGATATGAGAATACATTGCGTGCTTTTGATGAAAGTTTAGAGAGATTAGGCCTTGATTATGTTGATCTATATTTAATCCACTGGCCGACTCCGCAATATGATGAATATGTCGATACATATAAAGCATTAGAAAAGCTTTACCATGATGGTCGTGTGAAAGCGATCGGTGTTTGTAACTTTGAAATTGAACATTTAGAGCGTCTTATAAAAGAATGTGAAGTCGTCCCAGTTCTAAACCAAATTGAGTGTCATCCGTACCTGGCACAAAATGAAATAAAGGAATTCTGTGCCAAACATAATATTTTTGTAGAAGCATGGAGCCCTCTTGATCAAGGAGGAGAAGTGCTGCAGGATGAAGTGATTCAAAAGCTTGCTGCCACACACAGCAAAACTCCAGCACAAGTTGTGCTGCGCTGGCATTTACAAAATAATACGATTGTCATTCCTAAATCAGTTACACCATCAAGAATCGAAGAAAACTTCCATGTTTTTGATTTCGAACTAACGGCGGATGAAATGGTCGAAATTAATCAACTTAACCGTAATCGACGTAAAGGTCCACATCCAGCCGACATGAATGTTCGATAAGCAAAATTGAAATATAGACCCAAATAAAGCCCATCCTGCCTAACAGCTCGGATGGGCTTTACTGTTCACGTTAAATGAAAACTGAATCTATCCATTTGACTGGACTCTTACAGCATAGTATATAACTACATACTTTTATCTGAGCGCATCTCTCAATGAAAACTGATGAAAATATGGACTGAAAAAATGACAAATCTTCTAGATCATACCCTGTATTAAAAATGAGGGCATTTTTTTAGTTGGTTCTGTTAAACATTTTTGTTGATTTCCTTGTTATACAAATGAAGCAGGTTAGAAAGAAGGAATTAAATAGTAAAAGAAGAAATATAGGACAGTAAGCATCTTATTGATATATACAGGGGGAGAGGTTCATGCAAGTTACTCAAGTAAACATGATGTATAAAATCACATTTTACAATTCGAAAGGTTTATCTGTTAATTGTTATCTTGTTGAAGAAAATGAATACTTTACTCTTATTGATACAGCAATGGAAGAACATGCTGAAAATATTCTTAGGGTAGCAAAGGATTTAGGAAAACCAATAACCAATATTATATTGACTCATGCTCATCATGACCATATAGGCGGCTTAGACACAATGAAACAACTAATCTCCCATAGTACAGTATATATTTCCCACCGAGAAGCACCACTAATGAATGGTGACTTATCATTAAATGAAGACGAACCCAAAACTCCAATTCGTGGAATATTCCCTAAAAAAATCACATCGAAAGCAGACATTTTACTTCAAGATGGAGAACGTATTGGTTCCTTACTAGCGTTATTTACACCAGGACATACACCAGGTTCAATGTCTTTTATAGACACTCGTAATCATGCGTTGATAGCAGGAGATGCTTTTCAAACAATAGGTGGTCTGGCAGTGGCTGGTCAAATTAGAGAATCGTTTCCATTCCCAGCCAAGGGAACATGGAATAAGGAAATTGCTCTAAAAAGTGCTCGAAAAATACAGAGTTACAATCCATCCCTGCTTGCTGTTGGACATGGAGAAATAGTAAATCAACCACATGCTGATATATCTATGGCAATAGCAGAAACTGAGCAAAACTTAAACCAAGAGAAAAATAGTTAAAAGAGTTTCATGTTCATTAATGAGTAGTATATAGCTGTAGACTATATCTAAGTGAAGGTTTCTAGTGAAGAAAAACGTCAAGTCGTTTTTCTTCGCTATTTTTATTAACTGGAGCATTTTATAATATGAAGTTTTCTTTTTGCAAAGGACAAAGTTATTGAACAACCCTTTTAAAGTGTAGAAGAAATTGTGAAGGTTTATACTTAAACAAACGGTGCAGGTTAGTTAAAGAAAATTACAATAAATTTATACAATATGTAGTATTGTTGTATTTAATAATAAGGAGGGATGAAGTGCGAAATAGTATAGTTTTTTCTATTATTTTAGGTTTCATGTTTCTAATAACTGGTTGCAATTATCCTACTTTACAAGAAGCGATTAATAATGACATACCCTATAAAGTAAGCGAAGTTATACATACTAAGAAAATTGATGATATTACAGTGGTTCTCTATACGACAGAAGCAAAAGGGGAGGAATTCAGTTATATAAAAGAACCTGTGTTAGGTGTAGCTTTCATTAAAGGTAATAACAAAGAAGGTTGGAAAAATGATGGTCCTAATGGTTGGGAGCATTATCAAAATGAAAATTATACAATCTATTATCAACCTTATACAAAATATAATGAACAAGGTGAGTTACTAAAAGATTTTGATGTGGTTTATGGAGAAATAAATAATAAGGATATTCAAAAGATTGAAATAGCAAAGCAAGGTATGAAAGATTTCACAGAAACAAAAATGATTAAACAAGGAAATAAACGATATTATCTTGGAATTGGATATCATCCAGAAGTTAGAGCTGTAAGCAGTAATGGTGAAGTTATTAATCAATAATAGAATCTTACTCAAGTAACGTGTGCTTTTGTCCAATAGCATATGCAGCGATTTAGCTAAAATTATTGTTGACGATTTTCAATAATCGGGCGCTTGTGCGGCCAAGCTTAGGTCGTATCATATAACGGGTGGGATTCCCGTCGAGTAAGAACTAGCCATTCGCTCGTAGCGAGTCTTGGAGGACTAAAGGTAACTTTAGTCTTTAAGCGTAGACAGTTAGGTGGCGGGCCGAAAGCCAACTGGTTGAAGGGATTGAGCTCCATAATGATTGTAAATCGAGAGGGCTGATGCTTTAAGCGCTGCAGAAAGCTACATTTTATCTTTCGATAAAGGCTAGAAGGGTAAAACCTCTCTGGAGTCATAGACCTTGGCACGTTATACATTGATATGATACGGCAACTTGGGAGACCCTACCGGTCTTTTCTTTTTTTTAGAAGAGTATGGTGTACAAGCGATAAAAAGCAAGGAAACCAAATGCCGATGTAGGGAGTCGGATAGCAGCGTAGTACCAATGAAGTTGGGTAATGCCGATGGAGGAAAGGCTGCTACCTAGTTATCACCCTTGCTAGGGACACATTTACTACACACAGAGGTAGGTATAACTAAATGGAAACAAAACTACTAAGGATAGCAGAATTAGCAAAATCTGATCCTAAAATGAAATTCACATCACTTGCACATTTATTAAATAAGCAAGCACTAGCTCAATGTCATCATGAACTACCCAATAGGAAAGCAACCGGGATTAACGGTACAACTAAAGAGAAATACGGTGAAAATTTAGAAGAAAACATAGAGGAGTTAGTAAGTAGGCTTAAAAGCAAAAGTTATCGTCCTGTTCCAGTAAGGAGAATGTATATTCCGAAGCTCAATTCAAATAAGAAAAGACCATTAGGAATACCGGAACACGAAGACAAGATTGTTCAAAAAGGCATTACAAAGATACTAAATACCATCTTTGAAAATGATTTTCTAGATTGTTCCTTTGGGTTTCGTTCAAACCGTAGTTGCCATGATGCTTTGAAAATACTGAACTTCTATATTGAAAAGAGATCAGTAAATTATGTAGTTGATGTCGATATTAAAGGATTCTTTGACAACGTTGACCACAAATGGATGATGGAGTTCTTAAAACTGCGAATTGCTGACCCCAACCTATTAAGAATAATTGGTAGGTTTCTTAAAGGTGGATACATGGAGGAAGGTAAGAAATACAAAACAGACAATGGCACACCGCAAGGTGGAGTAATATCTCCGGTATTAGCCAATGTGTATCTCCATTATGTCCTCGACTTATGGTTTGAGAAAAAGGTCAAGAAACAATGCAAGGGGCAGGCATATATAGTAAGGTATGCAGATGACTTTGTGTGCTGTTTTCAATATCAGAGCGAAGCTCAGGAATTCTTCCAATCATTAAAATGTAGATTAAAGAAATTTAACTTGGAAATTGCCGAGGATAAAACCAAAATTATTCCCTTCGGGCGGTTTGCCGAGAAATATGCAAAACAAAAGGGAAATAGTAAACCAGCGACCTTTGATTTCCTAGGCTTTACACACTATTGCGGGAAAAGCAAACAAGGGAAATTTCGGGTGAAACGGAAATCCAGTAGGAAGAAAGTCCAAGGTAAACTAAAAGAGTCTAAAGAATGGCTGAAGAAGAATAGAAATAAAGATATTCATATGATCATGGACAGATTTAGACGCTCGCTTATAGGTTATTACAACTATTATTGCATAACTGATAATACCCTAAATGTTAGCAACTTCAAAGATAAAATCGAGAACTTACTGTTTAAATGGCTCAATAGAAGAAGTCAAAGGAAATCCTTTACATGGGATAAATTCAGACTATTTCTTGATAAATATCCACTACCTTCACCGAAAATTAAAGTGAATATATATGATTTAAGAAAAGAAATTAGCTACATTCTGTGAACGATGACTAGGAGGAGCCGTGTGCATTAATAGTGCAAGCACGGTTCTGTGAGGGGATGGAGTACAATTTACCGTAAGGTAGAAAGGCTCTCTTCTACTCGACTTCTGGAATAAGGAAAGTGCTATTTTCCATTTTAGGGCCATATTGTTGAAGATCACAGTGGAAGAGATTGTGAAGAAATGTACTTAAACTAAAGGTCAGGTTAGTTGAGGATTGGTTGTAGTTATCAATAGACAATAGAAAGAAACGTTTCCATGAATTAAGAAAAAACCTCCCTAAATTCCTATTAATTAAGGAATTTCACGGGAGGTTTGTTTTATATGTTACTCTTCGCAAAATATTTCTGAGTATCTTCACGTATTTGTTTGGGTAAGACACGATCAAGCTCTTCATTTAACCATGAAAGTGTTTTACTACGCAAGAAATCACGCATTTTTTCTTCTGCAGAGAGCATAACTAAATTGATAGTGCAAGAGGAGCTACCTGAAGTGCAGACTTTGTCTCTATACAAATAACCGTTATCTTTAATATTTTTACATTGAAAAATAGGCTTAGGGCCTTCAACTGCTTCAATTACATCCCAAAAGGAAATATCTTCTGGGGACTTAGATAACCTATATCCTCCCTTTACACCAGGGACAGAACTTACAATACCAGCCTTAGATAATTTACCAAAAACTTTTGAAAGAAATGTCTCAGAAAGTCCTTGGAATTCTGCCAACTCCTTTATCCCAACACTTTCCTTAGAAGGAACATCGATTAAATAAACCAGACAATGTAGAGCATATTCAACTCCGACACTATATTGCATATAAACTCACCTACTTTTGATTTTAAGGGTTATTAAATTGTATCTTAGGAGTATTTAGAGTGTTAGTCAAATAAAATCTCTTTTTGGTAAATTATATTCAATTGACAAAAATAATGATAGCCTTTATATTAGAGACAGGATTAATCGACGATTAATTTAATCTTCAATTTGAACCTAAAATTCATTTTAAAGGAGAAATTCAAATGAACAAAACTCTAATCATAAACGCACATCCAAAAATAGATAGTACTTCTTCAGTTAGCTTGCAAGTTTTTAACCACTTTTTGAAAGCTTATAAAGAATTAATTCCTGATAGCGAAGCAATTGAACAGATTAACTTGTACAGAGATGAAGTGCCTATGGTAGATAATACGGTTTTAAGTGCATGGGAAAAACAACGAAAAGGACAGGAGCTAACTAGCCTAGAACAAAAAGTAACGGAGCGTATGTCCGAGATCTTACAACAATTTAAAAGTGCAAATACGTATATCATCGTTTTACCTTTGCATAATTTTAATATTCCATCAAAGTTAAAAGACTATATGGACAATATCATGATTGCACGTGAAACTTTTAAATATACTGAAAATGGGTCAGTGGGACTACTTAAAGACGGACGAAGAATGCTTGTCATACAAGCAAGTGGATCAATCTATACAAATGATGATTGGTATACAGAAGTTGATTACTCTAATAAATACCTGAAGTCAATGTTCAATTTCCTTGGTATTGAAGATTATCAAATTATTCGGGCACAAGGAACTGCTTTACTAGAACCAAATGAAGTATTACAAAAAGCATATAAAGAAGCTGAAGAAGCTGCTTCAAGATTAGCTGCTAAATTAATACTGTCTTAAATGAAAAGAAAAGGTATTTAAGGAGGTAATTAAATTGGAACAACGAGTTGATTATTACAATGTAGCACCAGAAGCACTTAAAATAATGATGGAAATGGAGAAGTATACGAAAACTACAGGTACAGACCGTAAACTTCGTGAACTTATAAAAATTCGGGCTTCTCAAATAAATGGTTGTGCATATTGTATTAACATGCATACAGCTGATGCTAGAAAAATGGGAGAAACCGAACAACGTTTATATTGTATTAGTGCTTGGAGAGAGTGCACATTTTACACAGATGCTGAAAAAATTGCTCTTGAGTTGACAGAGTACGTGACTTTAATTCCTACAAAACGTGTACCAGATGAGCTTTATCAACGAGTACGTGAACATTATGACGAGAGACAGTATGTTGATCTTGTTCTAATAATCAATCAAATCAACAGTTGGAATAGAATTTCTATTGCAATGGGGAATACTGCAACTGAAAAATAATTACTCTCAACAAACATCTAATAGTGTTCGTCTCGGATTGTAAACAAATGGCATCCAAATGAACCAATTTGGATGTTTTTCCATTTTATGCTTATGCCCATAAAAATAAAGTATGATGGTCGCCTTCTTTCTTATTACACACGAAAAGAATGTGAAATATTGCTTAAAGTAACGGGTGCAAGAGTTGAAGATACAGCTGCCATTTTTGGTGGCTTTTTTCTTTATGTACTAACGTGGCAGATTAGTTGAAGAAGGGAAGATTTTTCTTTAAGGCAAAATAGGAGCACTACTGTCGTTATTGTAGAATCACATAGTTAACGAATTCAGTTATTAATGCTTAGAACAAGCCGATTTTCCAAAAGAAATCAGCTTGTTCTTTTTTGGTGCGGGGTATTAGCATTTATTGACTCCCATTCTTTAGGATTCGTGTCATCTGGGACCACACCATTGATAATATCAAGGTAGTGATTTGCTTTTTCTTCCATATATTTAGCTCTTTGTTTTGCCTCCTCTAACTGAGCCAGAGCAATGGCTTTTTGTTTCATAATGATTTCATAGCGTTCTTGAATGGTAGAACGGCCTTCCAAACACAAATCTACATAGGATTTAATGTCTTCCACTGACATACCACATTGTTTCAGATATTTAACACCTATAAGCCAACTGATTGATTCTTCATCAAAAAGTCGATTATTGTTTTTATCACGCTGTACACTAGGAACTAATCCTTTATCCGTATAGAAACGAACGGTATGTTCAGTCAGATCAAGTAGTTTGGATACTTCCTTCACAGTATACATTTTACCACTCCCTAAAAAATTTTTTATAAATCTGTTTAAAATCCCTTGCCTTCGCGTTACTCGAAGGTGATAGGATTATCATAGTTCAAGTTACTGAAATTGTAAATCACCAACCATAAAGGACAAATGGGATAAAATCAGTGATTTGAAATATTACATTTAAAACACAGGAGGAATTATATATGCAAAAAGTAATTTTAAACAATGGAGTTGAGATGCCAATTCTCGGCTTTGGTGTGTATCAAATTGAAGATGCAAACAAATGTGAACAGGCCGTTTATGATGCCCTTATGGCAGGTTATCGCTTGATTGATACAGCTGCGGCTTATATGAATGAAGAAGCGGTCGGCAGGGCTATCAAAAAGAGTGGTGTCCCAAGAGAGGAAATCTTTGTTACAACAAAACTTTGGATACAGGATGCAGGTTATGAAAGTGCAAAGAAGGCATTCGCAAAATCACTGGAAAGACTGCAATTGGATTATTTGGATCTATACTTAATTCATCAGCCATTTGGTGATGTATATGGTTCTTGGCGGGCTATGGAGGAATTGTACGCGCAAGGAAAGATCAGGGCGATCGGGGTAAGTAACTTCCATATGGACCGTTTAATAGACTTAATTAATCATAATGAAGTAACCCCTGCCGTGAACCAAATTGAAACGCATCCTTTTTGTCAGCAAATCGAAAGTGCAAAATTTATGAAAGAGAACAACGTTCAGATAGAGTCCTGGGGACCTTTTGCTGAAGGAAAAAATAACATATTCCAGAACGAAACTTTAGTAGCGATGGCTGAAAAGTATAATAAATCCGTGGCTCAGGTAATTTTACGTTGGTTGACACAAAAAGGAGTCGTGGCCATTCCAAAATCTGTTCATAAAGAAAGAATCATCGAAAACTTCAATATCTTTGACTTTGAATTAAATCAAGAGGATATGGATCGGATTGCTGCTTTAGATACACAAGACAGTGTGTTCTTTTCTCATAGAGATCCCGAATTTGTAAAATGGCTCGGTAACGTTAAATTTGATGTTTAATATTTTTTATCACCCAAAAAAACCGATATCCAATCAGGAAATTCGGTTTTTCCAATTTGAAGACATTTTAAATAAGGAGAAAAAACAATGATGAGAAAGGATTTCCAGAGCGAATCAACCAATGACACTTTTATCAAAGAAGCTAACGGCTCTGTTGTTGTTGTCGGTGCGTCTCTTTCTGGACTAATGACTGGGATTGCTCTTTCACGAGCTGGATTAAATGTCACAATTTTAGAGAGAGCTGGAGCGAAACCACGTAGTGGAGCTGTTCTTCAAGTTGACAGTGGAGAAATTGATCAAACTAAAACAGCGAAATTCTTGAGAAAAATTGCTTCTGGTGGAATTAGGTCGGCTGAGGCCTGGTCATCTATACAGTTTCGATTACGCACAGAAGCCGAAGCTGATCCTAAAATTACCTTATATTATGATACTCGTGTTCAATGTGTTAATCAGGACGACAACTCTGCTTGGGTTGTGACGGATAAGGGTGAAACATTCCACGGAGATATTTTAATTGGTGCTGATGGTCACCGTAGTATTGTACGACGTTATGTTGCATCACATAAACCGAGCGCAACTTTTGCTGGATACTTGATATGGGTAGCTATTGTAGATGAGAACGACATACCTGAAAAACATCGACCTAGCCTCATTGCCCCGAAATTAAGTATGCCAGATGGTATTGGTGACTTTTTACTCGGTTCTATTATTGCTGGAGCTGACGGTTCTAACGCTCTAGGAAATAGACGGCTAGGATGGGCTTGGTACGATAACACTCAAAATGATTTGTTACGTCGTCTGGGATGTGTGGATGGAAACGTTGTGCGTCATTCGCTTAATGCTTCTGACATCCCCGAACAGACACTGATTGAGTTAGCTGAACAAGCTGCTGTAAGATGGCCTCAACCCTGGTTAGATGCAACTCTTCATAGTATTAAAACTCGTAACCTTACAGGAACACCGATTGCCGAATACGTTCCTGACAACCTTGTGAAAGGACGTATAGCAATCGTAGGAGATGCTGCACATCTACCTACACCACTAACTGCATCGGGATTTAATGCTTCCTTACAAGATGCTGCTGCCTTAGCCGAATGTGTTGCAAAGGGAATACAAGGAAACTCAGCAGCAGAGGCTCTTTTGGAATATGAGTCTATTCGTCTAAAAAATGCACGTCAGATTGTGCAATCTGGACAATCTTTTAGTCGCTCTTTCGGACGATAAATGGTGGTATATCTGAAACGTCAAAGAACAACAGATTAAGTAAAGAACAGAGGAGATTAAACTTATGTCTAAACAAAATAATCTACTAATACTTATATTAACCATAGGAGTTTTCGGTATCCTAACAACTGAGATGGGTGTCATTGGGATATTACCTTCAATTGCTGACCATTTTGATATCAGTGTATCCAAAGCAGGGCTGCTAGTGAGTCTCTTTGCACTTGCTGTAGCAATATCTGGTCCCATTATGCCGTTAATATTTTCAGGTATAAACCGCAAGAAGGTAATGCTTCTTGTACTTGGCATTTTCGTTGTAGGTAATATTGTCTCAATGTTTGCATCAAGCTTTACCGTTTTGCTACTTGCACGTGTGATTCCAGCCTTTTTTCATCCAATATATTGTTCATTGGCTTTGACAGTAGCTGCTACGTCCGTTAGCAAAGAAAATGCCCCAAAGGCTGTTTCTAAAATTATTTTGGGTGTAACCGCTGGGATGATACTTGGTGTACCAATCACTAACTTTATTGCTGGTTCGACTTCTTTAGGAATGGCAATGCTATTCTTTGCCATCGTAAATGCTATTGCATTCATCGCAACATTGATATTTGTTCCCTCCTTACCTGTTAAAGAAAAACTTTCTTATGGAGCTCAAATAAGCGTATTAAAAAAGCCAATTGTTTGGTTAGCCATTACTACAGTAGTATTTATAGGTTCAGCAACTTCGAGTATTAATAGCTTTATTGCAGAATATCTTGAAACTGTTACGAATATATCTGGGAAAACCTTAACTTTGGCATTACTTATATTAGGCTTAGCCAGTCTAGTTGGAAATTTAGCAGGAGGAAATTTACTTACTAAATATGCTAGTAAAACCGCCATATTTTTTCCAATCGTATTAGGGCTAGTTCATATTTTGTCATTCCTTACGGGGAAGTCCACTGTCCCTATGATGATAACGATTTTGTTGTGGGGGATATTATTTGCTATAGGAAATAATGTTAGTCAATATTGGATTACCTCTGCGGCTCCAGAAGCTCCTGATTTCGCAAATGGATTGTTTTTATCGTGTGGTAATTTAGGGATAACAATTGGTACAGCA from Metabacillus sediminilitoris carries:
- a CDS encoding multidrug effflux MFS transporter, which produces MTNLTGVKRLQLALLLGSLGLLGPFTIDTYLPSFPTIVEDYHTNASLVQISLTSCLLGLGLGQLIIGPMSDVQGRRKPLLIFLSLYILASLTCAFAPNIYFFITSRFVQGFAAAGGLVISRAIVRDVYSGRELTKFFALLMLVGNLGPIVAPIAGAGILAFADWSWVFIALTCIGLVLLLTVVWKLEESLPQEKRIPSNFSQVVKNFGTLLKDRKFAGYALTQAFIIAGIFAYVSGISFVYQNIYGVSPQGFSLLFGVNGIALIIGTQSVGRLSDIISEKTFLKIGLLIANTSAVLLLVAIFLKAPLFLFAVPVFFFVSSIAIISTTSFSLAMETQGHIAGSASALLGVLPFILGSLTAPLVGLAGENSAVPMGIIIFLASFLAFLSYYGLVRKASLPVHVTR
- a CDS encoding aldo/keto reductase: MNFVTLNNGLKMPQLGFGVWQVGDDEATSAVAKAIEVGYTSIDTAMIYQNEVGVGKAIKQASVPREKLFITTKVWNSDQGYENTLRAFDESLERLGLDYVDLYLIHWPTPQYDEYVDTYKALEKLYHDGRVKAIGVCNFEIEHLERLIKECEVVPVLNQIECHPYLAQNEIKEFCAKHNIFVEAWSPLDQGGEVLQDEVIQKLAATHSKTPAQVVLRWHLQNNTIVIPKSVTPSRIEENFHVFDFELTADEMVEINQLNRNRRKGPHPADMNVR
- a CDS encoding MBL fold metallo-hydrolase; translation: MQVTQVNMMYKITFYNSKGLSVNCYLVEENEYFTLIDTAMEEHAENILRVAKDLGKPITNIILTHAHHDHIGGLDTMKQLISHSTVYISHREAPLMNGDLSLNEDEPKTPIRGIFPKKITSKADILLQDGERIGSLLALFTPGHTPGSMSFIDTRNHALIAGDAFQTIGGLAVAGQIRESFPFPAKGTWNKEIALKSARKIQSYNPSLLAVGHGEIVNQPHADISMAIAETEQNLNQEKNS
- the ltrA gene encoding group II intron reverse transcriptase/maturase, with product METKLLRIAELAKSDPKMKFTSLAHLLNKQALAQCHHELPNRKATGINGTTKEKYGENLEENIEELVSRLKSKSYRPVPVRRMYIPKLNSNKKRPLGIPEHEDKIVQKGITKILNTIFENDFLDCSFGFRSNRSCHDALKILNFYIEKRSVNYVVDVDIKGFFDNVDHKWMMEFLKLRIADPNLLRIIGRFLKGGYMEEGKKYKTDNGTPQGGVISPVLANVYLHYVLDLWFEKKVKKQCKGQAYIVRYADDFVCCFQYQSEAQEFFQSLKCRLKKFNLEIAEDKTKIIPFGRFAEKYAKQKGNSKPATFDFLGFTHYCGKSKQGKFRVKRKSSRKKVQGKLKESKEWLKKNRNKDIHMIMDRFRRSLIGYYNYYCITDNTLNVSNFKDKIENLLFKWLNRRSQRKSFTWDKFRLFLDKYPLPSPKIKVNIYDLRKEISYIL
- a CDS encoding RrF2 family transcriptional regulator; the protein is MQYSVGVEYALHCLVYLIDVPSKESVGIKELAEFQGLSETFLSKVFGKLSKAGIVSSVPGVKGGYRLSKSPEDISFWDVIEAVEGPKPIFQCKNIKDNGYLYRDKVCTSGSSSCTINLVMLSAEEKMRDFLRSKTLSWLNEELDRVLPKQIREDTQKYFAKSNI
- a CDS encoding FMN-dependent NADH-azoreductase, with translation MNKTLIINAHPKIDSTSSVSLQVFNHFLKAYKELIPDSEAIEQINLYRDEVPMVDNTVLSAWEKQRKGQELTSLEQKVTERMSEILQQFKSANTYIIVLPLHNFNIPSKLKDYMDNIMIARETFKYTENGSVGLLKDGRRMLVIQASGSIYTNDDWYTEVDYSNKYLKSMFNFLGIEDYQIIRAQGTALLEPNEVLQKAYKEAEEAASRLAAKLILS
- a CDS encoding carboxymuconolactone decarboxylase family protein produces the protein MEQRVDYYNVAPEALKIMMEMEKYTKTTGTDRKLRELIKIRASQINGCAYCINMHTADARKMGETEQRLYCISAWRECTFYTDAEKIALELTEYVTLIPTKRVPDELYQRVREHYDERQYVDLVLIINQINSWNRISIAMGNTATEK
- a CDS encoding MerR family transcriptional regulator gives rise to the protein MYTVKEVSKLLDLTEHTVRFYTDKGLVPSVQRDKNNNRLFDEESISWLIGVKYLKQCGMSVEDIKSYVDLCLEGRSTIQERYEIIMKQKAIALAQLEEAKQRAKYMEEKANHYLDIINGVVPDDTNPKEWESINANTPHQKRTS
- a CDS encoding aldo/keto reductase — its product is MQKVILNNGVEMPILGFGVYQIEDANKCEQAVYDALMAGYRLIDTAAAYMNEEAVGRAIKKSGVPREEIFVTTKLWIQDAGYESAKKAFAKSLERLQLDYLDLYLIHQPFGDVYGSWRAMEELYAQGKIRAIGVSNFHMDRLIDLINHNEVTPAVNQIETHPFCQQIESAKFMKENNVQIESWGPFAEGKNNIFQNETLVAMAEKYNKSVAQVILRWLTQKGVVAIPKSVHKERIIENFNIFDFELNQEDMDRIAALDTQDSVFFSHRDPEFVKWLGNVKFDV
- a CDS encoding FAD-dependent monooxygenase gives rise to the protein MMRKDFQSESTNDTFIKEANGSVVVVGASLSGLMTGIALSRAGLNVTILERAGAKPRSGAVLQVDSGEIDQTKTAKFLRKIASGGIRSAEAWSSIQFRLRTEAEADPKITLYYDTRVQCVNQDDNSAWVVTDKGETFHGDILIGADGHRSIVRRYVASHKPSATFAGYLIWVAIVDENDIPEKHRPSLIAPKLSMPDGIGDFLLGSIIAGADGSNALGNRRLGWAWYDNTQNDLLRRLGCVDGNVVRHSLNASDIPEQTLIELAEQAAVRWPQPWLDATLHSIKTRNLTGTPIAEYVPDNLVKGRIAIVGDAAHLPTPLTASGFNASLQDAAALAECVAKGIQGNSAAEALLEYESIRLKNARQIVQSGQSFSRSFGR
- a CDS encoding MFS transporter, yielding MSKQNNLLILILTIGVFGILTTEMGVIGILPSIADHFDISVSKAGLLVSLFALAVAISGPIMPLIFSGINRKKVMLLVLGIFVVGNIVSMFASSFTVLLLARVIPAFFHPIYCSLALTVAATSVSKENAPKAVSKIILGVTAGMILGVPITNFIAGSTSLGMAMLFFAIVNAIAFIATLIFVPSLPVKEKLSYGAQISVLKKPIVWLAITTVVFIGSATSSINSFIAEYLETVTNISGKTLTLALLILGLASLVGNLAGGNLLTKYASKTAIFFPIVLGLVHILSFLTGKSTVPMMITILLWGILFAIGNNVSQYWITSAAPEAPDFANGLFLSCGNLGITIGTAVGGLFISGMGTQYIVLGGLLFLILSLVSIVLRSYMYSPKTKQLAS